The Burkholderiales bacterium nucleotide sequence TCGACCGCGCATTCGGCGTTCTGCCCGACCCGCAGCTTCCCTTCTCGCCGCCCGCGCGCTTTTCGGAGAACCTTGTCCTGCCCGCGCCGGTCGACGAAGTCGAAGCGCTGCTGTTCGCCGCACATCGGCTCGTCCTGCAGATGACCGGCTGGCTGTCGGCGCGCAACGCCGGGGCGACCCGAATCGGACTCGCGCTGCACAGCGAAGACGGCGAAACCGCCGGCGTCCTGGTGGCGCTTTCGGTACCCAGCCGCGACCCGAAGCATCTGATCAACCTGCTGCGCGAGCGCCTGTCGATCACGCCGCTGCCGGGGAAAATCGAATCGATCGGCCTGGAAGCGCTCGACACCGCCCAGCTTGCGCCGCGCAACTTTTCCTTTTTTCCAGATCGCGAGCAGTTACGCGAAGAGGGGGCCGCGCTGGTGGAGAAACTGCGCGCGCGCCTGGGCGACGATTCGGTACACGGGCTTTCGCTCTATCCCGACGCACGTCCCGAGCTGGCCTGGCGCGAGAGCGAGCCCGGCGCAAGCGCCGAGCCCGCCCCCCGGCTGGCGCGGCCGGCGTGGCTGCTGGCGCGGCCGCGCCGGCTGCAGCTTCAGGCTGGACATCCCTGGCTCGACGGCAGGCTCGCGATCCTCGACGGTCCCGAGCGCATCGAGTCCGGGTGGTGGGACGGCAATGACGTGCAACGCGATTACTTCGTGGCGCGCAACGATCACGGCGCGATGTTCTGGATCTATCGCGATCGCACGCCGCCCGGCGACTGGTTCCTGCACGGCATCTTCGCCTGAGACGTTCTTATCGCTACCCGCTTTCGTGCACGCAGAGATAGTTGCCTTCGCTGTCCTTGAACCAGGCCGCCTTGTCCGATCCGAGCACGCACAGATGATCCACGGTTTTCAGATTCGGAAGGTCGAAGTCCTCGAACACCACGCCGCTCGAGCGCAACTGCTCGATCACCCGCTCGATGCCCCTCACCTCGAAGCTCAGGGCGGTGTGCTCGGCCCTGGTGCCCTCGGGCTTGACGATGAGCGCGATCTGGGCTTCGCCGCCGCAGGCGAAGACGTAATTGCCGTCGGCCGCGAAGCCGATGGGCGTGAGCCCCAGCTTGTTCTGGTAGAAATCGCGCGCCCGGTCCATGTTCTTCACCGGAAGAATGGTGGTCACGGGGGCCTGGGTCAGCGGGGTCATCGATTCCTCCTCGTGCGGGCTGAGCAAATGGCGGGGCCGTCCGGCCTCCGCCCGGGGCATGACATGTTTTGGTTATAAGGCACGGGCCGGCCCGCGTGCAAGCATGCTTCCTTCCTACGCCGAGCTGCACTGCATCAGCAACTTCACTTTCCTGCGCGGGGCCTCGCACCCGCACGAGCTGGTCGGGCGCGCGGCCGAGCTGGGTTACAGCGCACTCGCGATCACCGACGAATGTTCCCTGGCCGGCGTGGTGCGCGCGCACGTAGCCGCCGGGCAATACGGGCTCAAGCTGATCGTCGGCTCCGAGCTGCGCATCGCCGCGCCGTCGATACCCTCCGGGCATGGCGCAGGGAACCAGAACGAGATCGGACTCGTCCTGCTCGCCCGCGACCGCGAAGGCTACGGGGATCTTTGCGCACTGATCACCCGCGGCCGGCGCGCCGCGGACAAAGGCCGCTACCGGCTCACGCGCGCCGATTTCGAGAACGGCCTCACGCACTGTCTCGCGCTCTGGCTGCCGGAGGGCGAACCCGACGAAGCGGCGGCGCGCTGGCTCGCGTCGCGCTTTCCCGGCCGGCTGTGGATCGCCGTCGAACTGCTGGCACGCGCCAGCGACCGCGCGTGGCTCGAACGGCTTCAGGCTCTGGGCGCGAAGCTTGGCCTGCCCTGCGTGGCCGCGGGTGACGTGCACATGCATGTTCGCGGCCGCCGCCTGCTGCAGGACACGCTGACCGCGATCCGCCTCGGGGTGCCGGTGGCGAAAGTCGGCTACGGCCTGCATCCCAACGGGGAACGCCACCTGCGCCGGCGCGAAACGCTGGCACGCCTCTATCCCCGCGCGCTGCTCGAAGAAACGGTGCACATCGCCGGGCTGTGCGAGTTTTCGCTGAACAGCCTGCGTTACGAATACCCGGAGGAAATCGTCCCCGCGGGCGAGACGCCGACTTCCTGTCTGCGGCGCCTGACCGAGGAAGGGTTGAGATGGCGCTTCGGGGGCGCTCGGATGCCGGGTGAGCGTCGAGAGTCTCGGTGCACGCACGCAGAAGACGCCGACAAATGCGGGAACGGAACAATGGATGCATCCAATCCACGCACCGAAGCGCCTGCACCTCACTCGTCACTCGCCGCTCGTCACTCCTCATCCCTCACGCCTGACTCTTCACCCCTCACTCCAGACCCGATACCGGCCAGAGTCCGCGCGCTCGTCGAGCACGAACTCGCGCTGATCGCCGAACTCGGCTACGAACCCTACTTCCTCACGGTATACGACGTGGTGCGGTTCGCGCGCAGCCGGGGTATTCTGTGCCAGGGGCGAGGCAGCGCCGCCAACTCCGCGGTGTGCTACGCGCTCGGGATCACCGAAGTCGACCCCTCGCGCATGGAGATGCTGTTCGAGCGCTTCGTCTCCAGGGAACGCAACGAGCCACCGGACATCGACGTCGATTTCGAGCACGAGCGCCGCGAAGAGGTCATCCAGTACATCTACCGCAAATACGGTCGCGACCGCGCGGCGCTC carries:
- a CDS encoding DNA polymerase Y family protein; the encoded protein is MWLCLDFPRLPLEVFLRAHALRDPLVISDGGGRATVVAVDSRAHSAGIRPGMAISAAYALAPQIIVQTRDPREERHALESIAAWAFQFTSFVSLAPPCSLLLEIGGSLRLFGGLDALCDRIRHAVGELGFDAVIAVAPTARGAFWLARAGLEVTIRDIATLRGHLQRLPVARLEIEAGMLDSLERIGVRTIGELASLPREGVARRFGQALLDQLDRAFGVLPDPQLPFSPPARFSENLVLPAPVDEVEALLFAAHRLVLQMTGWLSARNAGATRIGLALHSEDGETAGVLVALSVPSRDPKHLINLLRERLSITPLPGKIESIGLEALDTAQLAPRNFSFFPDREQLREEGAALVEKLRARLGDDSVHGLSLYPDARPELAWRESEPGASAEPAPRLARPAWLLARPRRLQLQAGHPWLDGRLAILDGPERIESGWWDGNDVQRDYFVARNDHGAMFWIYRDRTPPGDWFLHGIFA
- a CDS encoding VOC family protein, which produces MTPLTQAPVTTILPVKNMDRARDFYQNKLGLTPIGFAADGNYVFACGGEAQIALIVKPEGTRAEHTALSFEVRGIERVIEQLRSSGVVFEDFDLPNLKTVDHLCVLGSDKAAWFKDSEGNYLCVHESG